The following coding sequences lie in one Enterococcus sp. 9E7_DIV0242 genomic window:
- the uvrC gene encoding excinuclease ABC subunit UvrC: protein MNERIKHKLALLPDQPGCYLMKDKHGTVIYVGKAKILKNRVRSYFTGSHDTKTERLVSEIEDFEYIVTESNIEALLLEINLIHKNDPKYNIMLKDDKSYPFIKITNEAYPRLLITRKVLKDKALYFGPYPDVKAANDTKRLLDRLFPLRKCKVLPKEVCLYYHMGQCLAPCVFDIPKEKYTEMVGEIRRFLNGGYPEIQKQLEDKMSSAAEKMEFEKAAEYRDLIKSIETVMTRQKMTNADLVDRDVFGYAVDKGWMCVQVFFIRQGKLIERDVSIFPFYDEAEDDFLTFIGQFYQENEHFIPKEVLIPDNIDKESVEALLATKVIQPQRGEKKKLVKLAGKNATVALQEKFDLIVRKQERTIGAVERLGDAMNIPVPIRIEAFDNSNIMGTDPVSAMVVFIDGKPAKKEYRKYKIKTVKGPDDYASMREVIYRRYSRVLKEGLPFPDLIVIDGGKGQVDVARDVLANQLGLDIPIAGLAKNDKHKTSELLFGPELSVIPLERNSQEFFLLQRIQDEVHRFAITFHRQLRSKNSFASKLDDIEGLGPKRKKELLRQFKSLKNITAASIEDLRLAGLPKNVAQNVYSHLHEGEDKENKE, encoded by the coding sequence ATGAATGAACGAATAAAGCACAAACTGGCGTTACTTCCTGATCAGCCGGGCTGCTATCTGATGAAAGATAAACATGGCACGGTAATCTATGTAGGGAAAGCCAAAATATTAAAAAATCGTGTCCGCTCCTATTTTACAGGGAGCCATGATACTAAGACGGAACGCCTTGTCAGTGAAATCGAGGATTTCGAATATATTGTCACAGAATCGAATATTGAGGCCCTGTTACTGGAAATCAATCTGATTCACAAAAATGATCCAAAATATAACATCATGTTGAAGGATGATAAAAGCTATCCTTTTATTAAGATAACCAACGAAGCTTACCCGAGATTATTGATTACTCGGAAAGTCTTGAAGGATAAGGCGCTATATTTTGGGCCTTACCCAGATGTAAAAGCGGCAAATGATACAAAACGTTTGTTGGATCGGCTGTTCCCTTTGCGGAAATGTAAGGTCCTGCCAAAAGAAGTTTGCCTTTATTACCATATGGGCCAATGTTTGGCTCCTTGTGTTTTTGATATTCCCAAAGAGAAATATACTGAAATGGTCGGAGAGATTCGTCGCTTTCTTAATGGCGGCTATCCTGAAATCCAAAAACAGCTGGAGGATAAGATGTCATCAGCCGCTGAAAAGATGGAATTCGAGAAGGCGGCAGAGTATCGTGATTTAATCAAATCGATCGAAACAGTCATGACGCGTCAGAAGATGACGAATGCGGATTTAGTGGATAGAGATGTCTTTGGCTATGCCGTGGACAAGGGCTGGATGTGTGTTCAGGTTTTCTTCATCCGTCAAGGAAAGCTGATCGAACGGGATGTTTCGATTTTTCCATTTTATGATGAAGCTGAAGATGATTTCCTAACATTTATTGGTCAGTTTTATCAGGAGAATGAGCATTTTATTCCTAAAGAGGTATTGATACCCGATAACATTGATAAAGAAAGTGTAGAAGCTTTGTTGGCAACAAAAGTCATTCAGCCGCAACGGGGAGAAAAGAAGAAGCTTGTGAAGCTGGCAGGAAAAAATGCAACGGTTGCTTTACAGGAAAAATTTGATTTAATTGTTCGCAAACAGGAACGCACGATTGGTGCGGTGGAACGACTGGGTGATGCTATGAATATTCCCGTGCCTATACGGATCGAAGCCTTTGATAACTCGAATATTATGGGGACAGATCCGGTTTCTGCAATGGTGGTCTTTATTGATGGCAAGCCTGCGAAAAAGGAATACCGAAAATATAAGATAAAGACGGTCAAAGGGCCGGATGATTATGCGTCAATGCGAGAGGTTATCTATCGTCGCTATTCTCGTGTGCTCAAAGAAGGACTGCCGTTTCCAGATTTGATTGTGATCGATGGAGGAAAAGGCCAGGTAGATGTCGCAAGAGATGTTCTTGCCAATCAGCTTGGTTTGGATATCCCGATTGCCGGTTTGGCTAAAAATGACAAGCATAAAACCAGTGAATTATTATTTGGTCCAGAGCTCTCAGTCATTCCATTAGAAAGAAATTCACAGGAATTTTTCTTACTGCAAAGAATTCAGGATGAAGTCCATCGATTTGCGATTACTTTCCATCGTCAGCTTAGAAGTAAAAACAGCTTTGCTTCCAAATTGGATGATATTGAAGGGTTAGGTCCAAAACGAAAGAAAGAACTCTTACGCCAATTCAAATCCTTGAAGAATATCACCGCTGCTTCTATTGAAGACTTGAGGCTGGCTGGACTCCCCAAGAACGTTGCCCAGAATGTATATAGTCATCTTCATGAGGGCGAGGATAAGGAAAATAAAGAATAG
- a CDS encoding helix-turn-helix transcriptional regulator yields MQNKIQELRKANKITQSELADAVSVTRQTIISLENGRYNASLVLAHKIAQFFDQTIEEIFVFDLEEENI; encoded by the coding sequence ATGCAAAATAAAATACAAGAATTAAGAAAAGCAAATAAAATCACACAAAGCGAATTAGCCGATGCAGTGAGCGTAACGAGGCAAACGATTATTTCGCTTGAAAATGGAAGGTACAATGCGTCTTTAGTGTTGGCGCATAAAATCGCTCAGTTTTTTGATCAGACGATCGAAGAAATTTTTGTGTTTGATTTAGAGGAGGAGAATATATGA
- a CDS encoding PadR family transcriptional regulator: MEDTLTDSSYLILLALLQPQHGYAIMKQVSAVTNGTMSIGPASMYTILKKLQKSGYITLEENDERKKIYLITELGLEVLERDINRRKLLYQAGESLVAEKRRAENDY; encoded by the coding sequence ATGGAAGATACGCTGACAGATTCTAGTTATTTGATTTTACTTGCCTTACTTCAACCGCAGCACGGGTATGCGATCATGAAGCAAGTGAGTGCAGTCACAAACGGAACCATGTCGATCGGTCCGGCAAGTATGTATACGATCTTAAAGAAACTTCAAAAGAGCGGCTACATCACGTTGGAGGAAAATGACGAACGAAAGAAAATCTATCTGATTACTGAGCTGGGCTTGGAAGTGTTAGAAAGAGACATCAACCGCAGAAAGCTTCTTTATCAGGCTGGAGAATCTTTAGTTGCTGAGAAAAGGAGGGCAGAGAATGATTATTAA
- a CDS encoding DUF2812 domain-containing protein has translation MIINGKKYIFSRGVAFYSEREMEILKEQAQQGWAFQKMNGFGLLKFSKAAPENKKFSVDFFSGSKDELDEYLSIYAEAGWTYVATYKKKYFYFKADPYTPTIYSDEESYGMRMYKEWIWMFWQNLFCIPIGLIFIWLTIQMGKWDVPHTTLFISLRMFVIFFGTFFTVMPLAIIINVIFSLIIYKDRKKFYDRPEQFAKKQKYWRDIIVLMIIGAILGALMSYTGLAGF, from the coding sequence ATGATTATTAATGGAAAAAAATATATTTTTTCACGAGGCGTTGCTTTTTATTCTGAAAGGGAAATGGAGATTTTAAAGGAACAGGCGCAACAAGGCTGGGCATTTCAAAAAATGAACGGATTTGGTCTGTTGAAGTTTTCTAAAGCAGCTCCGGAAAATAAAAAATTCTCTGTCGACTTTTTCTCTGGTTCAAAGGATGAGCTTGATGAATACCTAAGTATTTATGCAGAGGCTGGTTGGACGTATGTTGCTACGTATAAGAAAAAATATTTCTATTTCAAAGCAGACCCATACACACCGACTATTTATTCAGATGAAGAAAGCTACGGAATGAGGATGTATAAAGAATGGATTTGGATGTTCTGGCAGAATCTATTTTGTATACCAATCGGACTAATTTTTATTTGGTTGACTATCCAGATGGGAAAGTGGGACGTTCCACACACCACACTCTTTATTTCGCTAAGGATGTTTGTCATCTTTTTTGGTACATTTTTCACTGTTATGCCATTGGCGATAATTATCAATGTTATTTTTTCTCTTATCATCTACAAGGACCGAAAGAAGTTCTATGATCGACCGGAGCAATTTGCTAAGAAGCAAAAGTATTGGCGAGATATTATTGTATTGATGATCATTGGAGCAATCTTAGGTGCATTAATGAGCTATACAGGCTTGGCAGGATTTTAA
- a CDS encoding DUF6440 family protein, with product MSEKRFDITLRENLGVIKEQTVILVDKETGVNYLFVSQGYAGGLTPLLDENGKPIVTK from the coding sequence ATGAGTGAAAAAAGGTTTGATATCACCTTAAGAGAAAATCTCGGTGTCATTAAGGAACAAACGGTAATACTTGTTGATAAGGAAACAGGAGTAAACTATCTATTCGTTTCTCAAGGCTATGCCGGAGGATTAACACCTTTATTGGATGAGAATGGGAAACCGATAGTTACAAAATAG
- a CDS encoding ABC transporter ATP-binding protein, giving the protein MLEVKNLVKTFGDFTAVDDISFEIPDGKILGLIGQNGAGKTTTFRLILDFLTQDKGTVLWNGHELTEKDYNDIGYLPEERGLYPKVSIEEQLIYFAELRGKSKQEIKPKIDEWMEKFKVKGKKTDKVKSLSKGNQQKVQLIATLIHEPKLVILDEPFSGLDPVNAELLKDGIIELKQKGSCVIFSSHNMDNVEKICDHLLMLRSGKIVLNGKVHEIRESFGRTKVFLESSLSAEEVASIDGVSSAIKRGDGIVDATLSDPKAGEEIFTRATQFGYIPMFNQQPPTLEEIFKMKAGEPNE; this is encoded by the coding sequence ATGTTAGAAGTTAAAAATTTGGTTAAAACATTTGGCGATTTCACAGCAGTAGATGATATTTCTTTTGAAATACCAGATGGAAAAATTTTAGGATTGATCGGACAGAATGGTGCTGGGAAAACAACTACCTTTCGCTTGATCCTGGATTTTTTGACACAAGACAAAGGAACAGTATTATGGAATGGCCACGAGCTAACTGAAAAGGATTATAACGACATTGGTTACCTTCCAGAAGAAAGAGGATTGTATCCGAAAGTCAGCATTGAAGAACAATTGATTTATTTTGCGGAATTACGTGGGAAAAGTAAACAGGAAATCAAACCAAAAATTGATGAATGGATGGAAAAATTCAAAGTCAAAGGGAAGAAAACAGATAAAGTAAAATCATTGTCCAAAGGGAATCAGCAAAAAGTCCAGCTGATTGCAACGCTGATTCATGAGCCGAAGTTGGTTATTTTGGATGAGCCGTTTAGTGGGTTGGACCCAGTCAATGCTGAGCTTTTGAAGGACGGAATCATTGAGTTGAAGCAAAAAGGTTCCTGTGTTATCTTCTCCAGCCATAATATGGATAATGTAGAAAAAATTTGTGATCATTTGCTGATGCTTCGAAGCGGAAAAATTGTTCTTAACGGGAAAGTTCATGAGATTCGTGAAAGCTTCGGTAGAACAAAAGTCTTCTTGGAGTCCTCGCTTTCAGCTGAGGAAGTGGCTTCGATTGATGGAGTCAGCTCTGCAATTAAACGTGGAGATGGTATTGTGGATGCAACGTTGAGTGATCCGAAGGCCGGTGAAGAAATCTTTACCAGAGCAACACAATTCGGTTATATCCCAATGTTCAATCAACAACCACCAACCTTAGAAGAGATATTCAAGATGAAAGCAGGTGAACCAAATGAATAA
- a CDS encoding ABC transporter permease codes for MNKFWVIALDVYKKNIKSVSFVIMILAPFLLMGVMYAAISFSGGFSGPDKIAIVSDDTALAGQLSQVELDDFEFKTVDSQKDAEKQLKKGDIEAFLVLDSENEEIKGKLYSESSMGSMTDLTIQQLLNGIQTSINAGKLNLTAEQVASLQQPASFEKAKVNFGEDGKMTTGIDNTAVQSAISFVLTIVLWIIIMTYASIIAQEIASEKGTRIMEVILSSTRAQTHFYGKLTGVILVAFTQILIYAVGVVIGYNQFKDLDMVKDFLASFSLDMILGSFLWFTLIFIILGIFVYSVLAALCGSLVSKPEDTPKAVQPIIYLAMIGYFIGLSLGATDPQNIIIKVTSYIPMISSFIMPIRLATETASMTEGFISLAVLLVFGILLTLFSAKLYKSNVLVYSEGGMLKSLKQSLSILRNEQKKA; via the coding sequence ATGAATAAATTTTGGGTAATCGCACTAGACGTATATAAGAAAAATATTAAATCGGTGTCCTTTGTAATCATGATTTTAGCACCATTTCTATTGATGGGTGTCATGTATGCAGCAATCTCTTTTTCAGGCGGATTCTCTGGTCCTGATAAGATTGCGATCGTTTCTGATGATACGGCTTTGGCAGGACAACTAAGCCAGGTCGAACTGGATGATTTTGAATTTAAGACAGTTGACTCTCAAAAGGATGCTGAAAAGCAATTGAAAAAAGGCGACATTGAAGCTTTCCTTGTATTGGATTCAGAAAATGAAGAGATCAAAGGGAAATTGTACTCTGAGTCTTCTATGGGTTCTATGACAGATTTGACGATCCAACAGCTCTTGAACGGGATTCAAACGTCTATTAATGCGGGCAAGTTGAACCTGACAGCAGAACAGGTAGCGAGCCTACAGCAACCGGCAAGCTTTGAAAAAGCCAAGGTCAACTTTGGTGAAGATGGAAAAATGACAACAGGAATCGATAATACAGCGGTTCAATCTGCAATCTCTTTTGTTTTGACAATTGTTCTATGGATCATTATTATGACTTATGCATCAATCATTGCGCAGGAGATTGCTTCTGAAAAAGGAACACGGATTATGGAAGTCATTCTTTCAAGTACACGAGCACAAACGCATTTTTACGGTAAATTAACAGGGGTCATCTTAGTTGCTTTCACACAAATTCTGATTTATGCAGTTGGTGTGGTTATTGGCTATAATCAGTTTAAAGATTTAGACATGGTTAAGGACTTTTTAGCTAGCTTCTCTTTAGATATGATTTTAGGAAGCTTCTTATGGTTCACACTTATCTTTATTATTTTGGGTATCTTTGTTTATTCTGTATTGGCAGCATTGTGTGGTTCCCTGGTTTCAAAACCGGAAGACACACCAAAGGCTGTACAACCAATTATCTATCTGGCAATGATTGGTTACTTCATTGGGCTGTCATTGGGAGCAACAGATCCTCAGAATATTATCATCAAGGTTACTTCTTATATACCGATGATTTCTTCGTTCATTATGCCGATTCGTTTAGCGACGGAAACAGCATCCATGACAGAAGGATTTATCTCGCTAGCTGTTCTGTTGGTTTTCGGTATTTTACTGACGTTATTCTCAGCGAAACTATACAAATCCAACGTGCTGGTTTACAGTGAAGGCGGCATGCTGAAATCACTGAAACAATCACTTTCTATTTTAAGAAACGAACAAAAGAAAGCCTAA
- a CDS encoding LacI family DNA-binding transcriptional regulator yields the protein MPTIIDVAKVANVSKSTVSRVISGNGYVSKESREKVLEAMEKLAYSPNLIARNLQSGETKTIGFLAHGYFDLLGIFLSNFISIAKSYNYYVTVYFTDGDKRKEIDALNQMKYKQLDGIFILTRANEWDVIEPYTMYGPISTWHRVDSKRVYSAYVDHYSGYFNSLEYLHSKGYEKIGHVMGNPENLNTKARIKAIDSFYKKTGLEVNHDWVFYDPMRESSGMKMAYQWHHMKDKPEAMAFYTDSVAAEFISELQNLGYEVPEDVAVIGFDNSLVSKLMHMTTVDYSINHQAKNSFIHIYNELNEASLPKRSLDIALIERKTTPKRK from the coding sequence ATGCCAACGATCATAGACGTCGCAAAAGTAGCAAATGTATCAAAATCAACTGTTTCCAGAGTCATCTCCGGAAATGGCTATGTCAGCAAGGAGAGCCGTGAGAAGGTCCTTGAAGCAATGGAAAAGTTGGCCTACTCTCCTAATTTAATTGCCAGAAATCTACAAAGCGGCGAAACAAAAACAATTGGATTCCTCGCACATGGGTACTTTGATTTGTTAGGTATATTTTTAAGCAATTTTATTTCTATCGCAAAATCTTATAATTACTATGTAACTGTCTATTTTACCGACGGAGACAAAAGAAAAGAGATTGATGCACTGAATCAGATGAAGTACAAACAGCTAGATGGTATCTTCATCCTGACTAGAGCGAATGAGTGGGATGTAATCGAGCCATACACAATGTACGGTCCTATCTCAACTTGGCACCGAGTTGATTCGAAGCGTGTCTATTCTGCCTATGTTGACCATTATTCCGGGTATTTCAATTCTCTCGAGTATCTTCATTCCAAAGGCTATGAAAAAATCGGACATGTTATGGGCAATCCTGAAAATCTAAACACTAAGGCTCGTATTAAAGCGATTGACAGTTTTTACAAAAAAACAGGTCTTGAGGTTAATCACGATTGGGTCTTTTATGATCCAATGCGTGAAAGTAGTGGGATGAAGATGGCTTATCAATGGCACCACATGAAAGATAAACCGGAAGCCATGGCCTTTTACACAGATTCTGTGGCCGCTGAGTTTATCTCAGAGCTGCAAAATTTAGGGTATGAAGTGCCTGAAGATGTGGCAGTGATTGGCTTTGATAATAGCCTCGTCAGCAAACTGATGCACATGACTACGGTTGACTATTCAATCAACCACCAGGCAAAAAACTCATTTATTCATATCTATAATGAATTGAATGAAGCCTCTCTTCCAAAACGGTCATTAGACATCGCATTGATCGAGAGAAAGACCACACCGAAAAGAAAATAG